Proteins from one Thermococcus sp. M36 genomic window:
- a CDS encoding serine protein kinase RIO, protein MREDFIEREVEEMLGLRERREKDSELYKIANEVFDRTTKETLAYLHRRGKIEALYGVISTGKEANVFAGIDANGNRVAVKIYRTYTTEFRRIWEYLAADPRVGYLPKDMRKLVFVWTRREYKNLQRAIKYAVRVPEPVIFRNNVLVMEFIGDELPAPRLKDVERGLSKEDFEELYNFTMGVIERLWKRGDMVHGDLSEYNILLWDRPVVIDWSQATVKRNRMSVELLKRDLRNVINYFGRKGVDVDDFDDKFRELVGI, encoded by the coding sequence ATGCGCGAGGATTTCATAGAGCGCGAAGTCGAAGAGATGCTGGGCCTCAGAGAGAGGCGCGAGAAGGACAGTGAGCTCTATAAGATAGCCAACGAGGTCTTCGACAGAACCACAAAGGAGACCCTCGCTTACCTGCACAGAAGGGGCAAGATAGAAGCCCTCTACGGCGTAATCAGTACCGGAAAGGAGGCCAACGTCTTCGCTGGGATAGACGCCAATGGCAACAGGGTAGCGGTGAAGATTTACAGGACATATACCACCGAGTTCAGGCGGATATGGGAGTATTTGGCTGCAGACCCGCGCGTCGGCTACCTGCCGAAGGACATGCGCAAGCTCGTCTTCGTCTGGACGCGGAGGGAGTACAAGAACCTCCAGAGGGCCATCAAGTACGCGGTGAGGGTTCCGGAACCGGTAATCTTCCGCAACAACGTTCTGGTAATGGAGTTCATCGGGGACGAACTCCCCGCACCCAGGCTAAAGGACGTTGAGAGGGGGCTTTCCAAAGAGGACTTCGAGGAGCTTTATAACTTCACCATGGGCGTGATAGAGAGGCTGTGGAAGAGGGGCGATATGGTGCACGGGGATCTGAGCGAGTACAATATACTGCTCTGGGACAGGCCGGTGGTCATAGACTGGTCCCAGGCGACCGTTAAGAGGAACAGGATGAGCGTCGAGCTGCTGAAGAGAGACCTGAGGAATGTCATCAATTACTTCGGT
- the eif1A gene encoding translation initiation factor eIF-1A, translating to MVYHRGGNKKKKDRQVQGDEVIRVPLPDKSKGQLFGIIEQALGSGWMDVRCEDGKIRRCRIPGKLKRRMWMRVGDVVIVQPWPVQTDERGDIVYRYTRTQVDWLLRKGKISQDFISGGELLF from the coding sequence ATGGTGTACCACAGGGGTGGAAACAAAAAGAAGAAGGACAGACAGGTTCAGGGAGACGAGGTTATCCGTGTCCCCCTGCCGGACAAGAGCAAGGGACAGCTCTTCGGAATTATCGAACAGGCCCTTGGGTCTGGCTGGATGGACGTCCGCTGTGAGGACGGAAAGATAAGGAGATGCAGGATTCCGGGCAAGCTCAAAAGGAGGATGTGGATGCGCGTCGGCGACGTCGTCATAGTCCAGCCCTGGCCCGTTCAGACGGACGAGAGGGGCGACATAGTCTACCGCTACACCAGAACCCAGGTTGACTGGCTCCTCCGGAAGGGCAAGATAAGCCAGGACTTCATAAGCGGCGGCGAGCTGCTGTTCTGA
- a CDS encoding metal ABC transporter ATP-binding protein translates to MKAVKAENLTILYEGRRAVEDVTFELDEGETMLLLGPNGAGKTTLLRTIAAFHREYTGKLEVFGRKPEEAKELISYVPQSYVLNERVPLTALEVVAMGGIYRKGFVHFKIPKEILQKAEEALGFVGLAHVKDRLFRELSGGQKQRVLLARALMSDPKLLLLDEPLSALDPSARVEVANVLDRIRRERGITMIITTHDINPLIELGDRVMLLNRRLVAFGRPEEVLRDSIIKSVYGPLAKVIPVEGRLFCITGDAHFHQHGGGGR, encoded by the coding sequence ATGAAGGCAGTAAAGGCCGAGAATCTAACAATACTCTACGAGGGACGGAGAGCAGTGGAAGATGTAACCTTCGAGCTGGATGAAGGAGAGACCATGCTTCTACTCGGCCCCAACGGGGCAGGAAAGACCACACTTCTGAGAACCATAGCGGCGTTCCACAGGGAGTATACTGGAAAGCTTGAAGTATTCGGCAGAAAACCTGAAGAAGCCAAGGAACTTATCTCCTACGTACCGCAGAGCTATGTGCTCAATGAGCGCGTCCCGCTTACGGCCCTTGAGGTAGTTGCCATGGGCGGCATCTACCGGAAAGGCTTCGTCCACTTCAAAATCCCAAAGGAAATCCTCCAGAAAGCCGAGGAAGCTCTCGGCTTCGTTGGGCTGGCTCACGTTAAGGACAGGCTCTTCAGAGAGCTGAGCGGTGGCCAGAAGCAGAGGGTTCTTCTCGCGAGGGCCCTGATGAGCGACCCCAAGTTGCTCCTCCTGGACGAGCCCCTCTCGGCGCTTGATCCCAGTGCGAGGGTCGAGGTGGCGAACGTTCTCGACAGGATAAGGAGGGAGAGAGGAATAACCATGATAATAACGACCCACGATATAAACCCCCTAATAGAGCTGGGGGACAGGGTCATGCTGCTCAACAGGCGCCTTGTGGCCTTCGGCAGGCCGGAAGAAGTCCTCAGAGACAGCATTATCAAATCCGTCTACGGACCGCTGGCGAAGGTCATCCCCGTTGAGGGAAGACTCTTCTGCATTACTGGAGATGCCCACTTCCACCAGCATGGGGGTGGGGGAAGGTGA
- a CDS encoding metal ABC transporter permease, with protein MMPEYLLRALLASIMVSVLLGMLSPLINTKGLAFLTHALFHSLLFGAVLGMILGLLFENLSLVMLTALTVTVAIVLLIAHLEKLGFSPDSAVGIVASFVAGLTVLGFGVLYKVMATRPYFPLGESIVSYLTGDIFLISLNDLTALVLGGAFLFLVMLLLYRDFLYLSFDPEGIESYGGSARAYLMILYVLVGAIGALIVQTVGLITLQVVAVLPGAIALMVSSDMRKVLGVSLFLTLGVQLSSVALAYLTDIPPSGIATIMLGAIYGAVVFRR; from the coding sequence GTGATGCCTGAGTACCTCCTCCGCGCGCTTTTGGCGAGTATAATGGTCAGCGTCCTGCTAGGCATGCTCAGCCCCCTCATCAACACCAAGGGGCTGGCATTTCTAACTCATGCGCTTTTCCACTCCCTGCTCTTTGGTGCGGTTCTTGGAATGATCCTAGGTCTGCTCTTCGAAAACCTCTCCCTGGTCATGCTCACTGCCCTAACCGTCACCGTCGCAATAGTGCTCCTGATAGCCCACCTTGAAAAGCTGGGCTTTTCCCCCGACTCCGCAGTGGGGATAGTCGCCAGCTTCGTCGCCGGCCTAACGGTTCTCGGCTTCGGTGTCCTCTACAAGGTCATGGCAACCAGGCCGTACTTCCCCCTCGGCGAGAGTATAGTCTCCTACCTCACGGGGGACATATTCCTCATAAGCCTCAACGACCTAACAGCGCTTGTCCTCGGCGGCGCGTTCCTGTTCCTCGTCATGCTCCTCCTCTACCGCGACTTCCTCTACCTGAGCTTTGACCCAGAGGGGATAGAGAGCTACGGGGGCAGTGCAAGGGCCTACCTCATGATCCTCTATGTCCTCGTTGGCGCCATCGGCGCCCTGATAGTCCAGACGGTCGGTCTGATAACCCTCCAGGTCGTGGCAGTTCTACCTGGCGCGATAGCGCTCATGGTGAGCAGCGACATGAGGAAAGTCCTCGGCGTGAGCCTGTTCCTGACCCTCGGAGTTCAGCTATCATCCGTGGCGCTCGCATACCTCACGGACATACCGCCCAGCGGTATAGCCACTATAATGCTGGGCGCCATCTACGGTGCGGTTGTCTTCAGGAGGTGA
- the rnhB gene encoding ribonuclease HII: MGKKLAGIDEAGRGPVIGPMVIAAVVLDEENVPKLEELGVRDSKKLTPKRRERLFDDIIALLDDYVILELWPEEIDSREGTLNEFEVENFVKALNSLKIKSDVVYIDAADVKEKRFGEDIKKKLDFEAEIIAEHKADDRFVPVSAASILAKVTRDRAIERLKEEYGEIGSGYPSDPKTRTFLEEYYREHGEFPPIVRRTWKTLRKIEEKLRAKKTKKTRKKGQLSLQEFLKG, from the coding sequence TTGGGGAAAAAGCTGGCGGGGATAGACGAGGCGGGGAGGGGCCCTGTGATCGGGCCGATGGTGATTGCCGCGGTCGTCCTTGACGAGGAGAACGTTCCAAAGCTTGAGGAGCTTGGCGTTAGAGACTCGAAGAAGCTCACTCCGAAGAGGAGAGAAAGGCTGTTCGATGACATAATTGCACTTTTAGACGATTATGTAATTCTTGAATTATGGCCAGAGGAGATAGACTCGCGCGAAGGAACATTAAACGAGTTCGAGGTGGAGAACTTTGTCAAGGCCCTCAACTCGCTTAAGATAAAATCCGACGTCGTCTACATTGACGCCGCCGACGTGAAGGAGAAGCGCTTCGGGGAGGATATTAAGAAAAAGTTGGACTTCGAGGCCGAAATTATCGCCGAACACAAGGCGGACGACAGGTTCGTGCCAGTTTCTGCGGCCTCAATCCTCGCCAAGGTTACGCGTGATAGGGCAATAGAGAGGCTAAAGGAGGAGTACGGTGAGATAGGGAGCGGCTACCCAAGCGACCCGAAGACGAGGACTTTTCTGGAGGAATACTACCGCGAGCACGGCGAGTTTCCGCCGATAGTAAGACGCACCTGGAAGACGCTGAGGAAGATAGAGGAAAAGCTGAGAGCGAAAAAGACGAAGAAAACCAGAAAAAAGGGACAGCTAAGTTTGCAGGAATTTTTAAAGGGGTAG
- a CDS encoding dolichyl-phosphate-mannose--protein mannosyltransferase: MEWRRVLFVLLVCLTVTGSSWYLYDFASRSDLRGYIGDEVWYVPASRNVLHLLGVELHYINETTGSEGVNIIFSNQSTRIRYQYEVEKIALRHNATYEKEYLKFPGVYFEVPPDNLESFLGDVEEKLPEDAYYTVTGYWYPDKDNIQNYLNTEHPFLGKDLIMLGMLLGDRPINWRLPGIVAFAIIQVLVVVAAYRISRSYLAALIALVFTAADPTLQALGVAAMLDIHVALFVALTVALMVLGRDSLASVSLGLAASAKLSGGFLWPVLLVRALKRERSFFGFVLRVFLLPSAAFLLPNLTAMGAIGPKEWLRQFLWSFKWQISPKAGHPAASPVWEWFINKTAFPLHYNPNIFAQTDPFLLLGMAVFIFALPWLYRKRPAVLVPFASFWSIVLMFVVYYAVGGKTQLSFYATILVPPAAVVMGVALNELLRWEAFKESLRLYLGWLLEIKDRIRARLGR, from the coding sequence ATGGAATGGAGAAGGGTGCTCTTTGTGCTCCTTGTCTGTCTTACCGTCACCGGCTCATCATGGTACCTCTACGACTTTGCATCACGGTCCGACCTCAGGGGATACATCGGGGATGAGGTCTGGTACGTCCCGGCATCGAGGAACGTCCTGCACCTTCTTGGGGTGGAGCTCCACTACATAAACGAGACCACCGGTTCCGAGGGTGTCAACATCATATTTTCCAACCAGAGCACTAGGATCCGGTACCAGTATGAGGTCGAGAAGATAGCCCTCAGGCACAACGCAACCTACGAGAAGGAGTACCTCAAATTTCCGGGTGTATACTTTGAGGTACCCCCAGACAACCTGGAATCCTTTCTCGGGGATGTGGAAGAGAAGCTGCCAGAGGATGCGTACTACACGGTCACAGGTTATTGGTATCCCGACAAGGACAACATCCAGAACTACCTCAACACGGAGCACCCTTTCCTGGGCAAGGATCTGATAATGCTGGGCATGCTCTTGGGGGACAGACCCATTAACTGGCGCCTGCCCGGCATAGTGGCCTTTGCCATTATACAGGTTCTCGTGGTTGTTGCAGCATACCGGATAAGCCGTAGCTACCTGGCGGCACTGATAGCGCTGGTTTTCACGGCCGCAGACCCCACGCTCCAAGCCCTGGGCGTTGCGGCCATGCTTGACATCCACGTGGCGCTCTTCGTCGCCCTGACGGTTGCGCTGATGGTTCTGGGGAGGGACAGCCTTGCTTCAGTTTCTTTGGGGCTGGCGGCGTCGGCAAAGCTCAGCGGCGGTTTTCTGTGGCCTGTTCTTCTGGTGAGGGCCCTCAAGAGGGAGAGGAGCTTTTTCGGCTTCGTTTTGAGGGTCTTTTTACTGCCTTCTGCAGCGTTTCTGCTTCCGAACCTGACAGCGATGGGTGCCATAGGGCCCAAGGAGTGGCTCCGACAGTTCTTGTGGAGCTTCAAGTGGCAGATAAGCCCCAAAGCCGGCCACCCCGCGGCGTCTCCTGTGTGGGAGTGGTTCATCAACAAGACCGCGTTTCCTCTCCACTACAACCCGAACATCTTTGCCCAAACGGACCCGTTCCTTCTCCTCGGAATGGCCGTGTTTATTTTCGCCCTTCCGTGGCTCTACAGGAAGCGGCCAGCAGTCTTGGTGCCCTTTGCCTCCTTCTGGAGCATCGTTCTGATGTTCGTGGTCTACTACGCTGTGGGCGGAAAAACTCAGCTGAGCTTCTATGCCACGATCCTCGTTCCTCCGGCGGCGGTTGTCATGGGGGTTGCCCTCAACGAGCTCCTCCGCTGGGAGGCTTTCAAGGAGTCCCTCCGGCTCTACTTGGGATGGTTGCTTGAAATAAAGGACAGGATAAGGGCGAGGCTGGGGAGGTAG
- a CDS encoding methyltransferase domain-containing protein: MITEEQVRLAVEMIKRGLDERKLRAKLGENWREIAEIARARIRAKDKFSRDDLWMDLEGLRYATHEVVARYRAERLEELGVKSIADVSCGIGIQLIFYAMKVEKAYGIDIDPLKVEFARRNAEKYGVDNIEFINADSLDPETVEKIDAEVVFSDPARPPEMPERRLEDLLPSPLEVYEAYKSKTDAFIFDLPPQMRRERVPWKGEFEYIDIFGALNRLTFYTEPLARAERSAVILPAGVRLESDPSLEHIVEWAEKPGQYLYEIPQSVDYADLINELFHLLPAGTKMLLREKRRVLATGNEEIRSPYLKRTYAVVGVVPFHPVRINDFLRKEGFGRATLRISVPEGEYWKVRKRIEANLKGERRAFVFQFGKMAIIAEGL; the protein is encoded by the coding sequence ATGATAACCGAGGAACAGGTTAGGCTTGCGGTGGAGATGATAAAGAGGGGCCTCGACGAGAGGAAGCTCCGCGCCAAGCTTGGCGAGAACTGGAGGGAAATCGCCGAGATAGCCCGGGCCAGGATAAGGGCAAAAGACAAGTTCTCCCGGGACGACCTCTGGATGGACTTGGAAGGCCTGCGCTACGCCACCCACGAGGTCGTCGCGAGGTACCGCGCCGAGCGTTTAGAGGAGCTGGGCGTGAAGAGCATAGCAGATGTCTCCTGCGGAATCGGAATTCAGCTGATTTTCTACGCGATGAAGGTCGAGAAGGCCTATGGAATCGACATCGATCCTCTAAAAGTTGAGTTCGCGAGGAGAAACGCCGAAAAATACGGTGTGGACAACATCGAGTTCATAAACGCCGATTCACTCGACCCTGAGACCGTTGAGAAGATAGACGCCGAGGTCGTGTTCTCCGACCCGGCGAGGCCACCAGAGATGCCCGAGAGAAGGCTGGAAGACCTCCTGCCAAGCCCGCTGGAGGTATACGAAGCCTACAAATCCAAAACGGACGCCTTTATCTTTGACCTGCCTCCCCAGATGAGGCGCGAGAGGGTTCCCTGGAAGGGAGAGTTTGAGTACATAGACATCTTCGGTGCACTCAACAGACTGACCTTTTACACGGAACCTCTGGCAAGAGCTGAGAGAAGCGCCGTCATCCTGCCGGCAGGAGTGAGGCTTGAAAGCGATCCCTCACTGGAGCACATAGTCGAATGGGCAGAAAAGCCGGGCCAGTACCTCTATGAGATCCCCCAGAGCGTTGACTACGCCGACCTGATAAACGAGCTGTTCCACCTGCTCCCGGCCGGAACAAAGATGCTCCTCCGCGAGAAGAGGCGCGTTTTGGCGACCGGCAACGAGGAAATCAGAAGTCCCTACCTCAAGAGAACCTACGCCGTTGTGGGCGTCGTGCCTTTCCATCCAGTCAGGATAAACGACTTTCTCAGGAAGGAGGGCTTCGGCAGGGCAACGCTCAGGATAAGCGTGCCCGAAGGAGAGTACTGGAAGGTCAGAAAGAGGATAGAGGCAAACTTGAAGGGAGAAAGAAGGGCTTTCGTCTTCCAGTTCGGAAAGATGGCGATAATAGCGGAGGGACTATAG
- a CDS encoding PCNA-inhibitor, with product MDRKLDEFLRPASQRAPVGGERAEPRKKKKRLKSTSLDSFLPDEHLDYFKRLRIGSKKIRNARIEEL from the coding sequence ATGGACAGGAAGCTCGACGAGTTCCTGAGACCCGCGTCCCAGCGGGCCCCTGTGGGCGGGGAGCGGGCAGAGCCGCGTAAAAAGAAAAAACGGCTAAAATCAACTAGTCTTGACTCTTTTCTGCCCGACGAGCACCTGGACTATTTCAAAAGGCTCCGTATCGGTTCAAAAAAGATACGGAACGCTAGAATAGAGGAACTATAG
- the glmS gene encoding glutamine--fructose-6-phosphate transaminase (isomerizing) translates to MCGIIGYIGDRNACEVIVKGLKRLEYRGYDSAGIVTENRGSLFVKKGAGRIDELTGKLGFLEMPGKRGIGHTRWATHGVPNDTNAHPQTDCTGRIALVHNGIIENFAELKDELLKKGHSFKSDTDTEVIAHLIEEELKSGGSFEEAMRKALLRLKGSFALGIIYTGEPDRLYFVRNESPLVLGIGDGENFAASDVPAFLEYTNKAIFLDDREYAVLTKDSYVVKNLDTGEVVEKPVHEIEWTLEMAEKAGFPHFMLKEIYEQPRAIRDALHGNAGTMRSVAEEVSKYDRIFIVAMGTSYHAGLVAKYLFQRLTGKVPIVEDASEFRYEFENLIDENTLVIAITQSGETADTLAAMKLAKRRGAKVLAIVNVVGSMATRIADLTVYTHAGPEIGVAATKTYTTQLAVLTMLAIETARVLGTAEERYLESLEEGLQRVPELIEDVLRHDESLRELAEGLKDKKDFFYIGRGISVPTALEGALKLKEISYIHAEGLSAGELKHGPLALLEEGVPVVAIAPRGRTFDKMVSNIEESKARGAYIISLGDSEDLRRVSDVLVEMPRMDELLTPIVYVVPLQLLAYHLAVLRGNDPDKPRNLAKSVTVE, encoded by the coding sequence GTGTGCGGAATAATCGGGTATATAGGGGACAGAAACGCATGCGAGGTCATCGTTAAAGGTCTCAAGCGCCTCGAATACAGGGGTTATGATTCCGCAGGGATTGTTACCGAAAATAGAGGGAGCCTCTTCGTGAAAAAAGGTGCCGGGAGGATAGACGAGCTCACAGGAAAGCTCGGCTTTCTTGAAATGCCCGGAAAGAGGGGCATCGGACACACCAGGTGGGCCACCCACGGTGTTCCGAACGATACAAACGCCCACCCCCAGACAGACTGCACGGGCAGGATAGCCCTCGTTCACAACGGCATAATTGAGAACTTCGCGGAGCTGAAGGATGAACTCCTCAAAAAGGGCCACTCCTTTAAGAGCGACACCGACACGGAGGTCATAGCGCACCTCATAGAGGAGGAGCTCAAATCGGGCGGAAGTTTTGAGGAGGCCATGAGAAAAGCCCTACTCCGGCTCAAAGGGTCATTCGCACTGGGAATAATCTACACTGGAGAGCCCGACCGGCTGTACTTCGTGAGAAACGAGAGCCCTCTGGTTCTGGGAATAGGAGACGGCGAAAACTTCGCGGCCAGCGATGTTCCGGCTTTTCTGGAGTACACCAACAAAGCAATTTTCCTCGATGACAGGGAGTACGCCGTCCTCACAAAGGACTCTTACGTTGTCAAGAACCTTGACACCGGGGAAGTCGTCGAAAAGCCCGTCCACGAGATAGAATGGACGCTGGAAATGGCCGAAAAAGCCGGCTTTCCGCACTTCATGCTCAAGGAGATATATGAACAGCCGAGGGCCATAAGGGACGCCCTTCACGGAAACGCCGGGACAATGCGCTCAGTCGCGGAGGAGGTTTCCAAGTACGACAGAATATTTATCGTCGCCATGGGCACGTCCTACCACGCGGGCCTCGTTGCGAAGTACCTGTTCCAGCGCCTCACCGGGAAGGTCCCGATAGTTGAGGATGCCAGCGAGTTCCGCTATGAGTTCGAGAACCTCATTGATGAAAATACCCTCGTTATAGCAATAACCCAGAGCGGGGAAACGGCTGATACCCTGGCGGCCATGAAACTGGCAAAGAGGAGGGGCGCCAAGGTTCTCGCAATAGTCAACGTTGTCGGCAGTATGGCCACGAGGATAGCAGACCTCACGGTCTACACCCATGCAGGGCCTGAAATAGGAGTCGCCGCAACCAAGACATACACCACACAGCTGGCGGTTCTCACAATGCTGGCCATTGAAACGGCGAGGGTGCTCGGAACGGCTGAGGAGAGATACCTCGAGTCGCTGGAAGAAGGCCTCCAGAGGGTTCCGGAGCTCATAGAAGACGTACTCAGGCACGATGAGTCCCTCAGAGAACTGGCCGAGGGACTTAAGGATAAGAAAGATTTCTTCTACATCGGAAGAGGGATAAGCGTCCCAACGGCCCTTGAAGGCGCTCTCAAGCTCAAGGAGATAAGCTACATCCACGCGGAAGGCCTGAGTGCCGGCGAGCTCAAGCACGGTCCCCTGGCCCTGCTTGAGGAGGGTGTGCCCGTGGTCGCGATAGCTCCTAGAGGGAGAACGTTTGACAAGATGGTTTCCAACATAGAGGAGTCCAAGGCAAGGGGGGCGTATATAATATCTCTCGGGGACTCGGAAGACCTCAGGAGGGTCTCTGACGTCCTCGTGGAGATGCCCCGGATGGATGAGTTGCTGACCCCAATCGTATATGTGGTGCCCCTGCAGCTGCTCGCATATCACCTCGCCGTGCTGAGGGGCAACGACCCCGATAAGCCCAGAAACCTGGCGAAGTCCGTTACAGTTGAATGA